A single region of the Anguilla anguilla isolate fAngAng1 chromosome 17, fAngAng1.pri, whole genome shotgun sequence genome encodes:
- the zfand2a gene encoding AN1-type zinc finger protein 2A isoform X1 has protein sequence MEFPELGEHCSEKSCKHLDFLPMKCDACEEIFCKDHITYANHRCTSSYKKDVQVPVCPLCNTPIPIKRGEMPDIKVGEHIDRDCRSDPAQRKRKIFTNKCSKGGCKQKEMIRVTCDQCHLNFCLKHRHPLDHDCKTGGQPVSKSGHAGFERFRESGSSNTTVSAGSCQPVPAGLNGNVRVQSSSVQSHAQAASPALVPSPAQSAVHPSASFQAGLTEEQALQRALEMSLAESSHRSPPSLSPQEQEDLALAQAIAASEEEYRQQQLRQQGSRGRGSKPSTCCLS, from the exons ATGGAGTTCCCAGAACTTGGAGAGCACTGCTCGGAGAAGTCCTGCAAGCACCTGG ATTTTCTTCCGATGAAATGCGACGCCTGTGAAGAAATATTCTGCAAAGACCACATCACTTACGCAAACCACAGGTGCACTTCGTCTTATAAGAAG GATGTTCAGGTTCCTGTCTGTCCCCTGTGTaacacccccatccccatcaAGAGAGGGGAGATGCCGGACATCAAGGTCGGGGAGCACATAGACCGAGACTGCCGGTCTGATCCAgcgcagaggaagaggaag atcttcacaaataaatgttccAAGGGGGGCTGCAAGCAGAAAGAAATGATCAGAGTGACGTGTGACCAGTGCCATCTGAACTTCTGTTTGAAGCATCGACACCCATTGGACCATGACTGTAAGACAGGCGGTCAACCTGTCTCCAAATCAGG ACATGCTGGTTTCGAGAGGTTCAGAGAATCCGGCTCCAGCAATACTACAGTCTCCGCTGGCAGCTGCCAGCCTGTTCCCGCTGGTCTGAATGGGAATGTCAGAGTCCAGTCCAGCAG TGTGCAGAGCCATGCGCAGGCAGCGAGCCCCGCCCTGGTGCCCTCCCCAGCGCAGAGCGCCGTCCACCCCTCCGCCTCCTTCCAGGCCGGGCTG ACTGAGGAGCAGGCTCTGCAGCGAGCCCTGGAGATGTCCTTGGCGGAGTCGTCTCACAGGTCCCCGCCATCGCTAAG TCCTCAGGAGCAGGAGGATCTGGCCCTGGCTCAGGCTATCGCTGCCAGTGAGGAGGAgtacagacagcagcagctgagACAGCAG
- the zfand2a gene encoding AN1-type zinc finger protein 2A isoform X2 gives MEFPELGEHCSEKSCKHLDFLPMKCDACEEIFCKDHITYANHRCTSSYKKDVQVPVCPLCNTPIPIKRGEMPDIKVGEHIDRDCRSDPAQRKRKIFTNKCSKGGCKQKEMIRVTCDQCHLNFCLKHRHPLDHDCKTGGQPVSKSG, from the exons ATGGAGTTCCCAGAACTTGGAGAGCACTGCTCGGAGAAGTCCTGCAAGCACCTGG ATTTTCTTCCGATGAAATGCGACGCCTGTGAAGAAATATTCTGCAAAGACCACATCACTTACGCAAACCACAGGTGCACTTCGTCTTATAAGAAG GATGTTCAGGTTCCTGTCTGTCCCCTGTGTaacacccccatccccatcaAGAGAGGGGAGATGCCGGACATCAAGGTCGGGGAGCACATAGACCGAGACTGCCGGTCTGATCCAgcgcagaggaagaggaag atcttcacaaataaatgttccAAGGGGGGCTGCAAGCAGAAAGAAATGATCAGAGTGACGTGTGACCAGTGCCATCTGAACTTCTGTTTGAAGCATCGACACCCATTGGACCATGACTGTAAGACAGGCGGTCAACCTGTCTCCAAATCAGGGTAG